A region from the Lycium barbarum isolate Lr01 chromosome 8, ASM1917538v2, whole genome shotgun sequence genome encodes:
- the LOC132607589 gene encoding putative late blight resistance protein homolog R1B-8 — protein sequence MAYATVTSLVTTLELLLTQTNSGQAKKAKALNPQIESLREKVRSLQALLETLDNINDVEAVKHRETKIKLAVHDAEDRIESILEQLYPSIDQEVHEEAYERIFGSLQQASKSMDSEREELQRSMQNSLQATSSLARSFVLPERSSQLENIMVGHEIEVEDMKSQLMMRTSSNEREVVAIVGMGGIGKTTFTSRVYNDPLIEAYFDIRAWTTMSKEYCIRKMLLELLHCIKDVTHEEEEEEEDVSPGKREKDQAELLKKESEKTDGDLAAELKKKLQRRMYLVVIDDIWSTKAWDDISQWFPDYKGSQILLTTRCGDVASYAAPGKSPHQISLLNPTESWKLFQDKILVNEEQLPPELLEIGKKIAYNCQGLPLIIVVVTGLLSKCNNALDKWKHVEQNVKSALFEDRHQQCEKVLALSYYYLPQHLKACFLYFAVFPEDAEVHANKLIKLWVAEGFLKKAANKSLEDVAEEYFNELIGRNLVFISRHNFYGKVKTCKIHDLLHEFCLREAQRENFLCVIVRDDNRASSASSQSSFS from the coding sequence ATGGCTTATGCTACTGTGACCTCTCTTGTGACCACTCTTGAATTATTGCTAACGCAAACCAATTCAGGTCAAGCCAAAAAGGCTAAAGCATTGAATCCACAGATCGAATCCCTTCGTGAAAAAGTCCGTTCTTTGCAAGCACTTTTAGAAACTTTGGACAACATCAATGATGTTGAGGCAGTGAAGCACAGGGAAACCAAAATCAAATTGGCAGTACATGATGCAGAAGATAGGATTGAATCAATCCTGGAGCAACTTTACCCGTCCATTGATCAAGAGGTTCATGAAGAAGCTTATGAGAGGATATTTGGAAGCTTACAACAAGCATCTAAGTCCATGGACTCTGAGAGGGAAGAGTTACAGAGAAGTATGCAAAACAGTTTGCAGGCAACGAGTTCATTAGCTAGAAGTTTCGTTTTGCCCGAACGTTCTTCACAGCTTGAGAATATCATGGTTGGACATGAAATTGAAGTGGAGGATATGAAGAGTCAACTCATGATGAGAACCTCATCCAACGAACGAGAAGTTGTGGCAATTGTAGGTATGGGGGGCATTGGGAAAACAACTTTTACTAGCAGAGTTTATAATGATCCATTAATTGAAGCTTATTTTGATATTCGAGCATGGACTACGATGTCAAAAGAATATTGTATCAGAAAAATGCTCCTGGAGCTGCTTCATTGTATCAAGGATGTGACccatgaagaagaagaggaggaggaggatgtAAGCCCTGGAAAAAGAGAAAAGGACCAAGCTGAACTTTTGAAAAAGGAAAGTGAGAAAACTGATGGTGACCTTGCAGCAGAATTGAAAAAGAAATTGCAGAGACGCATGTACCTAGTCGTCATTGACGATATATGGAGCACCAAAGCTTGGGATGATATAAGTCAGTGGTTTCCTGATTATAAAGGAAGTCAAATCTTACTTACCACAAGGTGCGGAGATGTGGCAAGTTATGCTGCTCCAGGTAAGTCTCCTCATCAAATTTCTCTTTTAAATCCAACGGAAAGTTGGAAACTATTCCAAGACAAGATTCTTGTGAATGAAGAACAACTCCCTCCGGAACTTTTGGAAATTGGGAAGAAAATTGCATACAATTGTCAGGGCCTGCCTTTAATAATTGTTGTAGTTACCGGGCTTTTATCCAAATGCAACAATGCACTAGATAAATGGAAGCACGTTGAACAAAATGTAAAATCAGCATTATTTGAGGATCGGCACCAACAATGTGAAAAGGTTCTTGCTTTAAGTTACTACTATCTACCTCAACACCTGAAAGCCTGCTTTCTATATTTTGCGGTTTTTCCTGAAGACGCTGAGGTTCATGCGAATAAATTAATCAAGCTATGGGTTGCAGAGGGATTCTTAAAGAAAGCTGCTAATAAAAGTTTGGAGGATGTCGCAGAAGAATACTTCAATGAACTTATTGGCAGAAATTTGGTTTTCATAAGCCGGCACAATTTCTACGGAAAAGTAAAAACATGTAAGATCCATGATCTCTTGCATGAGTTTTGCTTGAGAGAAGCCCAAAGGGAGAACTTTCTATGTGTTATAGTTAGAGATGATAATCGAGCTTCAAGTGCCTCTTCACAGTCAAGTTTTTCCTAA